The Papaver somniferum cultivar HN1 chromosome 3, ASM357369v1, whole genome shotgun sequence genome includes a region encoding these proteins:
- the LOC113360055 gene encoding uncharacterized protein LOC113360055, which translates to MEDQEVVIGEQEVVMEDQPPPVQVSEDTSAHYANNYEWKDKKDAKLWARSQVLKKMCIIVQNKQVTNKSFQMVRECSEKYEIHWKKGSEYKPKTARKKGVYNTKKTGCHFKLKFKFNDDKKVWYMEKVVSGYHNHLIPESLINHPYSARLNPLEKDLVRVLSKRRTRRIDILSGFKVLNPQNSSSLETIYNEREKFRKESWEERVLMQ; encoded by the coding sequence ATGGAAGATCAAGAGGTGGTTATTGGAGAGCAAGAGGTGGTTATGGAAGATCAACCCCCACCTGTGCAAGTTTCCGAGGATACAAGTGCTCACTATGCAAACAACTATGAGTGGAAAGATAAGAAAGATGCGAAGTTGTGGGCTCGATCACAAgtgttgaaaaagatgtgcatcatagtccagaataaacaagttACAAACAAGAGCTTTCAAATGGTTCGCGAGTGTAGTGAAAAGTATGAGATCCACTGGAAAAAGGGTAGCGAGTATAAACCAAAAACCGCAAGGAAGAAGGGAGTATATAATACGAAGAAGACCGGATGCCATTTtaagcttaaatttaaatttaacgaCGACAAGAAAGTGTGGTATATGGAAAAAGTCGTCTCAGGTTATCATAATCATCTTATTCCGGAAAGTTTGATCAACCATCCTTATTCGGCAAGGCTCAACCCTTTAGAAAAGGATTTAGTACGCGTTTTGAGTAAAAGACGCACAAGACGTATTGATATTCTTAGTGGCTTCAAGGTGTTAAATCCCCAAAACTCATCCTCATTGGAAACTATCTATAacgaaagagaaaaatttagaaaagAGTCATGGGAAGAGAGAGTACTTATGCAataa